Genomic DNA from Pantanalinema sp.:
GACGGCATCCAGCTCAGCGGGAAGCTCTTCTCGGCTGGCATTCAGTGATGGCCTGCGTTTGGTCTGTCACCTAACCCAGATTTAACACGTCTTTGATGGACGCTTGTCACATTTTCGCAACGCGCCGGGTATAAGGAGCGTGTCGTTACGAAAGGGAGGGCTATCATGGCGCGCCGCACCATTCATTCGAACCGTTTCCGCCAGCCCGTGGCGATCGCCGCGACGCGCCAGCTCGCCCGGCCCAGCAGGGTCGCCCTCGCGGGCCTCGGCGTCGCCGCCGTGGCGGCCGCCTTCGTGAGTCCCATCCTGTCGATCGGCCTCGCGGGCCTGATGCTCTGGCAGGCTACGCGCGCGGACTAGGCGTTCTCCTTCTTCGGGCAGGCCTTTCGGCCTGCCCTTTTTTCGTGTCCGGATGGCCCGAGTAGAGCAATCGAGCATGCCTGGGTATAAGGTTGCTAAGGAACAAAGGGGTTCCTGTTCACCGGCTTTTCGGCCGGTGACGGCAACGAGGACGATGCACCATGGCGATCACGAAAACCACCTTCCGGCTCACTCAGATCACCCTGACGGGTCCCGAGGCGATCGAGCTCACCCTGATGGCCCTGCGCGAAGTGCTGCCCTACTGCGACATCGACTGCGTCCAGCTGGACCGTCAGAAGTTCCCGATCAACTTCGCCCGCTATCCGCGGGCGATCTGGGAGCAGCTCCTCTCCACTCGGGAGTGGCACACCAAGCTGATCTACCACCTCGCCAGCAGCTTGGCCCAGACCGATCACGCCAAGCGCATGGCCCAGCAGGCCGAGTTCGCGCGCCTGGTGACCGCCCCCGAGACCCACGTGACCATCCACGGCACCATCCTCTACGAGAGCGAGAGCACGCCCGTCATGCTCCAGGAGCGCGGCCTGCCCATGGCCCGCGCCTTCGGCTGCGAGCTGCAGGTGGACGCGTTCACCGAGTACATGAAGCAGGCGCTGCGCGACGGGGGCCTCCCCGAGGATCAGACCACGCAGCGCGAGCTGTACCAGAGCATGCCCCTGGCCGACGTGGTCGAGCGCGGCAGCGCCTCTTTGCCCTAGCCTTCCAGGATCACGTAGGCCACGGCCTCGCGCTCCCCGTGGGTGAGGCTCAGGTGCGCGGCCCGAACGCCGCGCTCGGCCGCGATCGCGCCGGTGCGACCGTGCAGGACGAGAAGGGGGCGCCCCCCCGCCTCGCGCTGGACCTCGATGTCGGTCCACTTCATCCCGGGCTGCCAGCCGACCCCCAGCGCCTTGACGAGCGCCTCCTTGGCGCCGAACCGGGCCGACAGCGAGGGGCCGGGATCCTTGTGGCGCTGGCAGTAGGCGATCTCGTCCGGGGTGAAGACCCGCGCGAGGAACGCTTCTCCCCGGCGTGCCACCACCCCGCGCAAGCGTTCGATGTCCACCAGGTCGACGCCGATCCCGAGGATGCTCATGGGGCGAGACTCGCAGCGGCGCGGGGCGCGAGCCGTCTCAGCCCCGCCTCCAGCCGGTCGAGCGCCTCTGCGAGCGCCGCAGGATCGCGGTGCCCGAAGCCGACCCGCAGGGCCCCCGCATAGCCCAGGGTGCTGCCCGGCAGGCAGAATAGCCCGAACTCCTCGCGCAGCCGGGCGCAGAGCTGCCGGTCGTCCTCGGCGTGGGGCCAGAGGAGGGTGACGACGCCCACGGGGGGCACGACGCCCCCGACCAGGTCCCCCACCTTCTCGAGCCACTCGCCGAAGCAGCGGCGGTTGCGCGAGGCGATCGCCCGGTTTTCCTCGAACAGCTCCTCGCGCCGGGGCCACAGGGCCTCGATGACCTGCTCGCTGAGGCGGCTGACGCAGCAGGTGGCGTACTCGTGGTAGGGCAGGCAGGCCTTGATCTCACCGGAGCGGGTGGCGACCCAGCCGAGGCGCAGGCCCGGCAGGCACCACCGCTTGGAGACGGCGTTGGTCACGATGGCGCGATCGCTGATCGTGACGGCGCTCGGGGCGAGGTCGATCCCCACGCCCCGGTAGATCTCGTCGACCAGGAGGTGGGCCCGGGGGAGGGCCTCGACGATGCGGGCGATCGCCTGCAGGCTCGCCTGGTCCAGGCAGCGGCCGGTGGGGTTGTGGGGGGTGTTGAGCACCACCAGGCGGGTGGAGTCGTCGACCAGGGAGGCAAGCGCTTCCAGGTCGATCGCGTCGCGGGGATCCGCACCCAGCGTCCAGCGTCGCACCTCGGCGCCGATCTCTTCGGCCAGGCCCGCGAACTGGTAGTAAAGGGGATCTTGCAGGACGACGCTGTCTCCCGCGCGCAGCATGCCGCGCAGCACCGCGTGGTTCGCCTCGGTCGCCCCGGCGGTGAGAAAGAGGTCGTCGGCGTCGATCGCAAGCTCCGAGGAGATGAGGGCGCGCAGCGAGTGAGAGCCGGGCGTCGGCACGTAGCCGAACTCGAAGGCCGCAGGGCCCCAGCCCTCGGGGAAGTAGGGCGCGAGGTCCTCGCCCCTCCACGGCTGGACCATGGTGCCGCCCAGCGAGTGGGTGGCGCCGGCTTCGTATCGATTGAACCAGGCCTCGAGGGCGGGGGTGGCGAGGGGCATGAAGGGCCTTTCCAGATGAGGACGGCCCTTCATGCTAGCACGTTTGACGCTTGGAGATTTCGAGCGATACGCGATAGTGCAAGAAGGAGATTCCCTGCGGCCACTTACTTCCTTGACGCTCTTCGAGCAGGGGTTGATAATGAGGGTCATCCGTACCTTATACCTAGTAAGGAGACGTCATTCATGACCACTGCTACCGCCACCAAATACGACATCATCCCCTACGATCTCACCGGTCTGGTGGGTCTCTCGGACGAGCAGATCGCGCAGCACAAGACGCTGTACGCCGGCTACGTCAACAACACCAACAAGCTCAACGACGAACTCTCCAAGATGGTCGCCGAGGGCAAGGCCGACGGGATGGATCCGCACTTCGCCGAGCTCAAGCGCCGTCTGGGCTTCGAGTACAACGGCATGCGCCTCCACGAGTTCTACTTCAGCAACCTGAAGCCGAACGGCGGCGAGCTGAGCGCCGGTTCCGCGCTCGCCAAGGCCATCGAGGCGAGCTTCGGCTCCATCGACAACTGGAAGAAGGACCTCATGGCCGTCTGCAAGATGCGCGGCGTGGGCTGGGCCATCCTCTGCCAGGATCCCCACACCGGCAAGCTCGCCAACAACTGGGTCACCCTGCACGAGGACGGCAACTTCGCCGGCTTCAGCCCGATCCTGGTCATCGACATCTGGGAGCACGCCTTCACCGTCGACTACAAGCCGACCGAGCGTCCCAAGTACCTCGAGGCGATCTTCCAGAACATCAACTGGGCCAAGGTCGAGTCCCGCCTGCTGAGCGGGGAGGCGATCGCCAAGGCGCGCCAGACCGTCCAGCTCTAAAGTTCGCCGCGATCGGCACCGGGCCTCCTTCGGGGGCCCGGTTTTTTGCCAACTAGCCCGCTTTGAATCCGGGTATCTAGAGTAGAGACGCCTTCACCTCGCACGGGCGAAAGGAGCCACCTGGATGGGGACATCCAACAAAACCAGGCACGTTGCCGCCGCTGGCCGCCGGGGGCGGCTTGAAGGGACAGGTTCGTTGGACGCTCCAAACCGCCTGGAACTGCTGCCGCGCGGGGGTGCCCTGGTCGAGACCTCGGCGGGCGGGATCCAGTTCGGGGCGGTGCCCGAGACGATCAAGGACACCATGCGCCACGAGGGCGGGGTGCCCCGCATCTTCGTCATCCCCTCGCGCATGTTCTCCATCGAGCGCGGCATCAGCTTCGCCGACCTGGAGTTCCCGATCTACTTCAACTTCTTCGCCAAGCGCCGCAAGATCGTCGTGGTCTGCGACACGGCCCAGCGCAGGCTTCTTTCGGGGATCCTCAAGGAGGCCATCTTCGGCCCCGCCAAGATCGACCTCTCCCCCGACATGCCCGCGACGCGGCCGCCGATCTCGGTCCCCGACCTCGCCGCCGAGCTCGCGTTCTTCCGGCAGCATCCCCATCGCCCCGGCACCGAGCTGTCCCTCGACGACATGGTCTCGTTCGTGACCTTCGACCCATCGGGCGAGGCGCGGATCGAGGAGGTGACCGTGCGGCGCAAGGCGTGCGGGACCTTCGAGGTCGCCGATCGCGGCGCGATCGTCGCGACCATCGACGCCGAGCTGGACGTGCCTCCGGCCGCCAGCGAGCTGAAAGGCGAGCCCGCCCCCTTCACCCCGCCCCACTTCGGGATCACCTTCATCGGGACGGGGCACGGCTTCGACCCCACCACCAAGACGTCGGGCTGCATCCTCTGGCTCAGCGGTCGCGGCATCCTGGTGGATCCCCCCGTGGACTCGACCGAGTGGCTCAAGGAGCGCGGGGTCAACCCCAAGCTGATCGATAGCCTGATCCTCACCCACTGCCACGCCGACCACGACAGCGGCACCCTCCAGAAGATCCTGGCCGAGGGCCGGATCACGGTCTACACCACCCGCACCATCATGGGCTCCTTCTCGCGCAAGTACCGGGGCCTGATCGGCCTCGACAAGCGGCGCTTCGAGGAGCTGTTCGACTTCGTGCCGCTGACGGTGGGCGAGCCGATCCGCATCGGAACGGGCGAGTTCTGGTTCCACTACACCCTGCACTCGGTGCCGGCCGTGGGCTTCGAGCTCTACTGCGGGGGAAAGAGCCTCGTCTACACCTCGGACACCCTCCACGACCCCGACGCCATCGCGCGCATGCACGCCGAGGGCCGCCTGAGCGACGCGCGCCGCGACGAGCTGCTCAACTTCCCCTGGCACCACGACCTGGTCATCCACGAGGCGGGCATCCCTCCCATCCACACCCAGGCGAGCTACCTCGAGACCCTGAGCGAGGACGTCAAGCGCCGCATGCTCCTGGTCCACACCCAGAAGAAGGACCTGCCTTCAGGCTCCATGCTCCGAGTGGCGCCGACGGGCCTCGCCGAGACCGTGACCCTCGAGGCCGAGCCCCCCCGCACCACCGAGGCCATTCGCCAGCTCGACGTGCTCGCGCGCTTGGACCTCTTCCGGGGCTTCTCGATCGAGAAGGCCGGGGAGTTCCTGGGCATGGTCAAGACCCTCGAGTTCAAGGCCGGCGATCGCATCATCACCCAGGGGTCGCCGGGCGATCGCTTCTACATGATCCAGTCAGGGCAGGCGGTGGTCCGCGATGGCCGCAAGGATCCCAAGATCTACGGGCCCTACGACTACTTCGGCGAGACGGCGATCATCCTCGACGCCCCCCGAACCGCCGACGTGGACGCCCTGAGCGACCTGACGGCGCTCGCCCTCGAGCGGCACGACTTCCAGTACTTCCTGCGGGGCTCGGCGATCGCTAACGCCCTTCGCCACCTGGCGCAAATGCGCCTGCTCGACTCGTGGGAGCTCCTGGACGGCAGCAAGGCCTTCGGCAGCCTCACCGCCACCCAGATCACCCAGATCCAGACCTTCATGCGCAACGAGGAGGCCTCCGAGGGAGCCTTCCTCTCGCACGAGGGCGAGCCGCAGCGGGATTGCTTCCTGGTCGGCGAGGGCGAGGTGGAGGTGCTGAGCGAGGGCCGCTTGCACGCGACGATCGGTCGGGGCGGCTTCCTGGGCGAGGTTCCCTTGCTGTACGCCTCGGGCAAGCAGCACTACTCCTACCGCCTCCGCACGCCGGGGGTGGTCTACCGCCTGGGGCGCCGGGATCTGGCGGATTTCCTTAAGAAGAACCCGGGCCTGCACCTGAGGCTTTCGAGCCAGCGTTACTGAGGACGCCGCGAAGCCCCGACCGGTCATCGGTCGGGGCTTCGCGCAGCGGGGGGTCTACTTCCAGATCTCGGCGAAGCCGCGAGGGTTGACCGAGTAGCCGGTGGCGAAGTGGTTGAGCTCGGCGTCGCTCCAGCTGGTGATGTTCGGACGCCAGGGGTCGCAGATGATGAACCGGCCGTCGCTCTGGATGCCCGCGACGTAGATGAAGTGCCCCCCCTGGCCCGAGATCGAG
This window encodes:
- the acpS gene encoding holo-ACP synthase, which encodes MSILGIGVDLVDIERLRGVVARRGEAFLARVFTPDEIAYCQRHKDPGPSLSARFGAKEALVKALGVGWQPGMKWTDIEVQREAGGRPLLVLHGRTGAIAAERGVRAAHLSLTHGEREAVAYVILEG
- a CDS encoding aminotransferase class I/II-fold pyridoxal phosphate-dependent enzyme, translated to MPLATPALEAWFNRYEAGATHSLGGTMVQPWRGEDLAPYFPEGWGPAAFEFGYVPTPGSHSLRALISSELAIDADDLFLTAGATEANHAVLRGMLRAGDSVVLQDPLYYQFAGLAEEIGAEVRRWTLGADPRDAIDLEALASLVDDSTRLVVLNTPHNPTGRCLDQASLQAIARIVEALPRAHLLVDEIYRGVGIDLAPSAVTISDRAIVTNAVSKRWCLPGLRLGWVATRSGEIKACLPYHEYATCCVSRLSEQVIEALWPRREELFEENRAIASRNRRCFGEWLEKVGDLVGGVVPPVGVVTLLWPHAEDDRQLCARLREEFGLFCLPGSTLGYAGALRVGFGHRDPAALAEALDRLEAGLRRLAPRAAASLAP
- a CDS encoding Fe-Mn family superoxide dismutase; amino-acid sequence: MTTATATKYDIIPYDLTGLVGLSDEQIAQHKTLYAGYVNNTNKLNDELSKMVAEGKADGMDPHFAELKRRLGFEYNGMRLHEFYFSNLKPNGGELSAGSALAKAIEASFGSIDNWKKDLMAVCKMRGVGWAILCQDPHTGKLANNWVTLHEDGNFAGFSPILVIDIWEHAFTVDYKPTERPKYLEAIFQNINWAKVESRLLSGEAIAKARQTVQL
- a CDS encoding cAMP/cGMP-dependent 3',5'-cyclic-AMP/GMP phosphodiesterase; translated protein: MDAPNRLELLPRGGALVETSAGGIQFGAVPETIKDTMRHEGGVPRIFVIPSRMFSIERGISFADLEFPIYFNFFAKRRKIVVVCDTAQRRLLSGILKEAIFGPAKIDLSPDMPATRPPISVPDLAAELAFFRQHPHRPGTELSLDDMVSFVTFDPSGEARIEEVTVRRKACGTFEVADRGAIVATIDAELDVPPAASELKGEPAPFTPPHFGITFIGTGHGFDPTTKTSGCILWLSGRGILVDPPVDSTEWLKERGVNPKLIDSLILTHCHADHDSGTLQKILAEGRITVYTTRTIMGSFSRKYRGLIGLDKRRFEELFDFVPLTVGEPIRIGTGEFWFHYTLHSVPAVGFELYCGGKSLVYTSDTLHDPDAIARMHAEGRLSDARRDELLNFPWHHDLVIHEAGIPPIHTQASYLETLSEDVKRRMLLVHTQKKDLPSGSMLRVAPTGLAETVTLEAEPPRTTEAIRQLDVLARLDLFRGFSIEKAGEFLGMVKTLEFKAGDRIITQGSPGDRFYMIQSGQAVVRDGRKDPKIYGPYDYFGETAIILDAPRTADVDALSDLTALALERHDFQYFLRGSAIANALRHLAQMRLLDSWELLDGSKAFGSLTATQITQIQTFMRNEEASEGAFLSHEGEPQRDCFLVGEGEVEVLSEGRLHATIGRGGFLGEVPLLYASGKQHYSYRLRTPGVVYRLGRRDLADFLKKNPGLHLRLSSQRY